One genomic segment of Diabrotica undecimpunctata isolate CICGRU unplaced genomic scaffold, icDiaUnde3 ctg00003030.1, whole genome shotgun sequence includes these proteins:
- the LOC140432147 gene encoding uncharacterized protein, with protein MCHDIEKLENRYDTFNMYKKVKEAADIFNKKQTSLQDKHGKVIFEVEDKLKEWEHYVTNLFEVDRSSSPPDITNCDGPLITRSEVIKAIQSSKDGRATGSDEIPTEIYKLINDSNGYQWTTI; from the coding sequence ATGTGTCATGACATTGAAAAACTTGAAAACAGATACGACAcgtttaacatgtataaaaaagtgaaagaagcgGCTGATATCTTCAATAAGAAACAAACGTCATTACAGGATAAACAtggtaaagtaatatttgaagtagaGGACAAACTTAAAGAATGGGAACATTACGTCACGAACCTATTCGAAGTCGATAGGAGTAGTTCACCTCCCGATATTACTAACTGCGACGGACCCCTAATAACACGCTCTGAGGTTATAAAAGCCATACAATCATCAAAAGATGGCAGAGCGACTGGTTCTGATGAAATTCCAACTgaaatatacaagcttataaatGATAGCAATGGATACCAGTGGACAACTATATAA